In a genomic window of bacterium:
- a CDS encoding PEP-CTERM sorting domain-containing protein (PEP-CTERM proteins occur, often in large numbers, in the proteomes of bacteria that also encode an exosortase, a predicted intramembrane cysteine proteinase. The presence of a PEP-CTERM domain at a protein's C-terminus predicts cleavage within the sorting domain, followed by covalent anchoring to some some component of the (usually Gram-negative) cell surface. Many PEP-CTERM proteins exhibit an unusual sequence composition that includes large numbers of potential glycosylation sites. Expression of one such protein has been shown restore the ability of a bacterium to form floc, a type of biofilm.), translating into MKWILYRILPLLVILLSHVAVAQVVKQVPIKTVKPVVVRPKPLPAVPEPTAAAAFALGAVLVVGAMRRRR; encoded by the coding sequence ATGAAGTGGATCCTGTACCGCATCCTTCCCCTCCTCGTCATCCTGCTCAGCCACGTTGCCGTGGCGCAGGTCGTGAAACAAGTCCCGATCAAAACGGTGAAGCCAGTGGTCGTCCGCCCCAAGCCTCTGCCGGCCGTGCCCGAGCCGACGGCCGCCGCCGCGTTCGCACTCGGAGCCGTGCTGGTCGTAGGAGCGATGCGCCGCCGACGCTGA